The following coding sequences are from one Musa acuminata AAA Group cultivar baxijiao chromosome BXJ2-4, Cavendish_Baxijiao_AAA, whole genome shotgun sequence window:
- the LOC135609724 gene encoding casein kinase 1-like protein 2 isoform X2, which translates to MEARVGNKFRLGRKIGSGSFGEIYLGTNIQTNEEVAIKLENVKTKHPQLLYESKLYRVLQGGTGIPNVKWYGVEGEYNVLVIDLLGPSLEDLFNFCSRKLSLKSVLMLADQMINRVEFMHSKSFLHRDIKPDNFLMGLGKRANQVYIIDFGLAKKYRDTSTHQHIPYRENKNLTGTARYASVNTHLGIEQSRRDDLESLGYVLMYFLRGSLPWQGLKAGTKKQKYEKISEKKVATSIEALCRGYPSEFASYFHYCRSLRFEDKPDYAYLKRLFRDLFIREGFQFDYIFDWTILKIQQSQIAGAPPRAIGPSVGPSSGLTPPVANDKQSGGEEGRASGWLAMDPSRRGRITPPSVNVGSLSKQKAPVGNDPSVNRDAMFNFFGTVKRVLKASCCFQ; encoded by the exons ATGGAAGCTCGCGTCGGGAACAAGTTCCGCCTCGGTCGCAAGATTGGGAGCGGTTCCTTCGGAGAGATCTATTTGG GTACTAATATCCAAACGAACGAGGAAGTTGCGATTAAACTC GAAAACGTGAAGACAAAGCATCCCCAGCTGCTATATGAGTCAAAGCTGTACAGGGTTCTTCAAGGAGGAA CTGGAATTCCAAATGTCAAATGGTATGGTGTTGAGGGTGAATATAATGTCCTCGTGATAGACTTACTAGGTCCAAGTCTTGAAGATCTGTTCAACTTTTGCAGCCGAAAACTTTCTCTAAAGTCTGTTTTGATGCTCGCAGATCAGATG ATTAATCGAGTGGAATTTATGCATTCTAAATCATTTTTACaccgagacatcaaaccagacaatTTTCTTATGGGCCTTGGTAAACGAGCTAATCAG GTTTACATTATTGATTTTGGCCTTGCCAAGAAGTATAGGGATACTtcaactcatcagcatattccgtaTAG AGAGAACAAAAATTTGACTGGGACAGCAAGGTATGCAAGTGTGAACACACACCTTGGCATAG aaCAAAGCCGGAGAGACGATTTGGAATCTCTTGGATATGTTCTTATGTACTTCTTAAGGGGGAG TCTTCCATGGCAGGGTCTAAAAGCAGGAACCAAGAAGCAGAAGTATGAAAAAATCAGTGAAAAGAAAGTTGCCACATCAATTGAG GCTTTATGCAGGGGATATCCTTCAGAGTTTGCGTCATACTTCCATTATTGCCGTTCACTACGATTTGAGGACAAGCCTGATTATGCATATCTTAAGAGACTGTTCCGCGATCTTTTTATCCGCGAAg GTTTTCAGTTTGATTATATATTTGATTGGACTATTTTGAAGATTCAGCAATCACAGATAGCTGGTGCTCCTCCCCGTGCTATT GGTCCGAGTGTAGGTCCTAGCTCTGGCCTGACACCTCCCGTCGCCAATGATAAGCAGTCAG GTGGTGAGGAAGGGCGGGCAAGTGGTTGGTTGGCGATGGACCCATCTCGCCGTGGACGAATTACACCTCCATCTGTAAATGTAGGCAGCTTATCAAAGCAAAAAGCCCCTGTGGGGAATGATCCATCTGTCAATAGAGATGCAATG TTCAACTTTTTTGGGACGGTCAAGCGGGTCCTCAAGGCGAGCTGCTGTTTCCAGTAG
- the LOC135609724 gene encoding casein kinase 1-like protein 2 isoform X1: MEARVGNKFRLGRKIGSGSFGEIYLGTNIQTNEEVAIKLENVKTKHPQLLYESKLYRVLQGGTGIPNVKWYGVEGEYNVLVIDLLGPSLEDLFNFCSRKLSLKSVLMLADQMINRVEFMHSKSFLHRDIKPDNFLMGLGKRANQVYIIDFGLAKKYRDTSTHQHIPYRENKNLTGTARYASVNTHLGIEQSRRDDLESLGYVLMYFLRGSLPWQGLKAGTKKQKYEKISEKKVATSIEALCRGYPSEFASYFHYCRSLRFEDKPDYAYLKRLFRDLFIREGFQFDYIFDWTILKIQQSQIAGAPPRAIGPSVGPSSGLTPPVANDKQSGGEEGRASGWLAMDPSRRGRITPPSVNVGSLSKQKAPVGNDPSVNRDAMFSSSTFLGRSSGSSRRAAVSSSREVTGVEADQSRSRTADASPGTFRKVSSARRSSPIGSMEHRYTSGRNVSTIKNYESTLKGIEALNFDGEERKQL; this comes from the exons ATGGAAGCTCGCGTCGGGAACAAGTTCCGCCTCGGTCGCAAGATTGGGAGCGGTTCCTTCGGAGAGATCTATTTGG GTACTAATATCCAAACGAACGAGGAAGTTGCGATTAAACTC GAAAACGTGAAGACAAAGCATCCCCAGCTGCTATATGAGTCAAAGCTGTACAGGGTTCTTCAAGGAGGAA CTGGAATTCCAAATGTCAAATGGTATGGTGTTGAGGGTGAATATAATGTCCTCGTGATAGACTTACTAGGTCCAAGTCTTGAAGATCTGTTCAACTTTTGCAGCCGAAAACTTTCTCTAAAGTCTGTTTTGATGCTCGCAGATCAGATG ATTAATCGAGTGGAATTTATGCATTCTAAATCATTTTTACaccgagacatcaaaccagacaatTTTCTTATGGGCCTTGGTAAACGAGCTAATCAG GTTTACATTATTGATTTTGGCCTTGCCAAGAAGTATAGGGATACTtcaactcatcagcatattccgtaTAG AGAGAACAAAAATTTGACTGGGACAGCAAGGTATGCAAGTGTGAACACACACCTTGGCATAG aaCAAAGCCGGAGAGACGATTTGGAATCTCTTGGATATGTTCTTATGTACTTCTTAAGGGGGAG TCTTCCATGGCAGGGTCTAAAAGCAGGAACCAAGAAGCAGAAGTATGAAAAAATCAGTGAAAAGAAAGTTGCCACATCAATTGAG GCTTTATGCAGGGGATATCCTTCAGAGTTTGCGTCATACTTCCATTATTGCCGTTCACTACGATTTGAGGACAAGCCTGATTATGCATATCTTAAGAGACTGTTCCGCGATCTTTTTATCCGCGAAg GTTTTCAGTTTGATTATATATTTGATTGGACTATTTTGAAGATTCAGCAATCACAGATAGCTGGTGCTCCTCCCCGTGCTATT GGTCCGAGTGTAGGTCCTAGCTCTGGCCTGACACCTCCCGTCGCCAATGATAAGCAGTCAG GTGGTGAGGAAGGGCGGGCAAGTGGTTGGTTGGCGATGGACCCATCTCGCCGTGGACGAATTACACCTCCATCTGTAAATGTAGGCAGCTTATCAAAGCAAAAAGCCCCTGTGGGGAATGATCCATCTGTCAATAGAGATGCAATG TTTTCCAGTTCAACTTTTTTGGGACGGTCAAGCGGGTCCTCAAGGCGAGCTGCTGTTTCCAGTAGCAGAGAAGTGACCGGTGTTGAGGCAGATCAATCTCGCAGTCGTACCGCAGATGCCAGCCCAGGGACTTTCCGCAAGGTTTCAAGTGCTCGGAGAAGTTCCCCAATTGGTTCCATGGAGCACAGGTATACTTCTGGAAGGAATGTATCTACAATAAAGAATTACGAGTCCACGCTGAAAGGAATCGAGGCCCTTAACTTTGACGGCGAAGAAAGAAAGCAGTTATAG
- the LOC135609723 gene encoding IQ domain-containing protein IQM1-like produces the protein MGLSLSLLSWAWIECMRSKIFGLPETTDALVRSISFGDQKDVKMTLRSLSFKRSDSSKTMVSKVTDTSAMEKSLSFKGWEQETALSFKNEVTDENETAQGSFESTMKIAVLQCPFEFSSPRPLSELDAAATKLQKVYKSYRTRRNLADCAVVVEELWWKALDFASLEHSSVSFFNVEKPETAVSRWARARTRAAKVGKGLSKDEKAQKLALQHWLEAIDPRHRYGHNLHYYYDVWFESESTQPFFYWLDVGDGREMNLEKCPRSKLQSQCIKYLGPKEREAYEVIVKNGKLLYKQTEMPVCTKEGSKWIFVLSTSRVLYVGQKKKGTFQHSSFLAGGAITAAGRLVAAEGALEAIWPYSGHYLPTEENFREFIIFLQDNNVDLSNVKKCSVDDDEHPSFRKRANDVEAAAEEAGKAKAVEPMGDSTEHDRAVASQFGQRLPCKWTTATGARIGCVRDYPVDLQTKALEHVNLSPRVTPSHTSHRVPIPSPRPSPKVRLSPRLHYMGIPSPTVSLTLPKHRRRLRDDAGSADH, from the exons ATGGGTTTATCCCTTTCCTTGCTTTCCTGGGCTTGGATTGAATGCATGAGGAGCAAAATATTTGGGTTGCCGGAAACGACAGATGCTTTGGTGAGATCTATCAGCTTTGGTGATCAGAAGGACGTGAAGATGACCCTGAGATCACTCAGCTTCAAACGAAGTGATTCATCGAAAACGATGGTGTCAAAGGTAACCGATACCTCGGCGATGGAGAAGTCATTAAGCTTCAAAGGATGGGAACAAGAAACGGCCTTATCATTCAAGAATGAAGTCACGGATGAGAACGAAACAGCACAAGGCTCGTTCGAGAGCACCATGAAGATTGCAGTCCTGCAGTGCCCTTTCGAGTTCTCTTCTCCGAGGCCTTTGAGTGAGCTTGACGCAGCTGCCACGAAGCTGCAGAAGGTGTACAAGAGCTACCGAACCAGAAGAAATCTTGCAGATTGCGCGGTCGTGGTTGAGGAGCTCTG GTGGAAGGCGTTAGACTTTGCATCTCTGGAACATAGCTCTGTGTCATTCTTCAACGTCGAAAAACCAGAGACTGCAGTTTCGCGATGGGCAAGGGCAAGAACCagagcagcaaag GTTGGTAAGGGGTTGTCAAAAGATGAAAAGGCTCAGAAGCTAGCACTACAGCACTGGCTGGAAGCT ATCGATCCACGGCATCGGTATGGGCACAATCTGCATTACTATTATGATGTCTGGTTCGAGAGTGAGAGCACCCAACCATTCTTTTACTG GCTGGATGTTGGTGACGGAAGGGAGATGAACCTTGAAAAGTGCCCCAGAAGCAAGCTTCAAAGCCAGTGCATCAAATACCTTGGACCC AAAGAGAGGGAAGCATATGAAGTCATCGTGAAGAATGGAAAGCTTCTCTATAAACAAACTGAAATGCCTGTCTGTACCAAGGAAGGCTCCAAGTGGATATTTGTCCTCAGCACATCGAGAGTACTGTATGTGGGTCAG AAGAAGAAAGGCACGTTCCAGCACTCCAGTTTTTTGGCTGGTGGAGCCATAACAGCAGCTGGAAGATTGGTTGCTGCAGAAGGGGCATTGGAG gccATATGGCCATACAGTGGTCATTACCTCCCGACAGAAGAAAACTTCAGGGAATTCATCATCTTCCTTCAGGACAACAATGTAGACCTCAGCAATGTGAAG AAATGTTCGGTCGACGATGATGAGCACCCTTCCTTTAGAAAGCGTGCCAATGATGTGGAGGCCGCAGCTGAGGAGGCTGGGAAGGCAAAGGCTGTAGAACCTATGGGGGATTCCACAGAGCATGACAGGGCCGTGGCGTCGCAGTTTGGCCAACGCTTACCGTGCAAGTGGACGACCGCTACCGGAGCTCGAATCGGATGCGTGCGGGATTACCCAGTCGATCTCCAGACTAAGGCACTTGAGCACGTGAACCTCTCCCCGAGAGTGACTCCCTCGCACACTAGCCACCGAGTCCCGATCCCATCTCCTCGACCAAGCCCCAAGGTGAGGCTTTCCCCGAGGCTTCACTACATGGGCATCCCAAGCCCCACCGTCTCCCTCACTCTACCCAAGCACAGGAGGAGATTGCGTGATGACGCTGGTAGCGCCGATCACTGA